Genomic DNA from Desulfuromonas versatilis:
CAGCAGCCACTGCTCGGCCTTGCTCCCCCCCGCCTGGGGCGGGGCCTCGCGGGGCCTGGCGGGACCCCCCTGCTGGCGCGGCGGCGCGGGCTGCGCCGCGGGGTGCCCCGGAGGCGGCTCCGGAGGCCGGGCCGGCTGCTGCTGGCGGCGGGGGATCTTCTGCCGCAGCAGCGCCTCGTCGAGCCCCGTGCGGGCCGCCAGGGCCTTCAGATACAGGCTGCGCTCGATGTCGCCGGGGAGCAGCCGCAGCTGCTCCAGCACCTGCTCGGCGGCGCGGGCCTTGCCTTCGATGTTCTCGCCCTGGGCGGCGAGGATGTTCTCCATGAACACCTCGAACACCGGGCGCGCCGCCTCAAGGCGCTCGCGGAAGGTCTCGGCCCCATGCTTGCCGATGAAGGAGTCGGGGTCCTCGCCGGGGTCGAGCCCGACCACCGCCACCGACAGCCCCCCTGGAAGCAGCGCCTCCATGGCCCGGAAGGTCGCCTTCTGGCCGGCGCTGTCCTGGTCGAAGAGCAGCAGCACCCGCTTGGCGTAGCGCTTGAGCAGCTCCGCGTGCTCCTCGGTCAGAGCCGTGCCGCAGGTGGCCACCGCGTTGCAAAAGCCGGCGCGGTGCAGGGCCAGCTGGTCGAAATACCCCTCGACGACGATCACCTCGTCGGTCTTGCGCATCTCCTCGCGGGCCAGGGAGAGCCCGTAGAGCACCCGCGACTTGTGGTAGATGGGCGACTCGGGCGAATTGATGTACTTGGGCAACGAGTCGTCGAGCACCCGCCCGCCGAAGGCCACCACCCGCCCCGAGGGGTCGCTGATGGGAAACAGCAGGCGGTTGCGGAACAGATCGTAGTCCCCCCGCCCCTCTTTGCCGGGGCGGATCAACCCCAGCTGACGCGCCCACTCGGGGTCAAAGCCCTTCTGCGCCAGGTGCTCGGCGAGCGCCTCCCAGCGCGCCGGGGCGAAGCCCAGGCGGTGCGAGCGGGCCGCCTCGCCGCCGTAGCCGCGGTCGCGCAGGTAACGCCGCCCCGGCGCCCCTTCGGGCGCCTCGAGCAGCAGCTGGTGGTAGAACTCGCAGGCCACCTCGCTGATGCGCAGCAGCCGCTCGCGCTCCTCGCGGCGCTTCTCCTCGGCGGGGCTGAGTCGCTCCTCCTCCACCTCGATGCCGACCCGCTCGCCCAGGCGGCGCACCGCCTCGGGAAACGAGAGCCCTTCCATGCGCATCAGGAAGGAAAAGACGTTGCCCCCCTCGCCGCAGCCGAAGCAGTGAAAGATCTGCCGCGGCGCGTTGACGTTGAAGGAAGGGGTCTTCTCCGCGTGGAACGGGCAGAGCCCCTGGTGGTTGGCCCCCGAGCGCTTGAGCGGCAGGTAGCTCGAAACCACGTCGACGATATCGACCCGGTCGCGGATCTCCTGGATCTTCTCTTCGGGTATCCGTCCGCTCATGCCCCCCTCAACTCGACCACGGTGACGTTGTCCCCGCCCTGGGCCACGTCGGCGGCGTGAAACGCCCTGACCTCGCGGTGGCCTGCCAGGTACTCGCGCACCGCCTTGCGCAGGATCCCCTCGCCGGCGCCGTGCACCACCTCGACCTGGCGCTGGTTGGCGAGCAGCGCGTCATCGAGAAATCGGTCGAGCAGCAGCAACGCCTCCTCGGCGCGCTTGCCGATCAGCAGCAGCCGCGGGTTGAAGCCGCCGCGCTCCACCGAGCTGCGCACCCGCCCGGCGGGGCGCTTGCCGGCGAATCGCCGCGGCCTGAATTGCTCGAGCTGCTCCAGGGGCAGGCGCAGCTTCTTGCCAAGCACCGAGAGCTCCACCTCGCTCCCCTGAACCCGCACCACCTCCCCCTCGGTCCCCAGCGAGGTGATGCGCAGAATTTCCCCGACCCGGGTTTCCCGGGGCACCTGCCCCTGGCGGCGCGGCTCGGGGCGCTTTTCGGCCAGGCTCTCGCCGACCTCGCGCAGCTCGCCGACCATGCGCGCCTGCTGCTGCACCTCGACGCCCTCGCGGGCCTGGCGCAGCAGCTCCTTGATCTTGCCTTCCGCCTCGCGCACCAGCTGCTCGCCGCGGCGGGTCGCCTTGGCGAGGATGCCCCTTTTTTGCTCCTCAAACTCCTCAAGCAGGCGCTTGCGCTTGTCGCGCTCCTGGCGGGCTCGCTCGCGCAGGGTCGCGGCCTCGGCCCGGTCGGCCTCCAGCTCGCGGCTGAGGCGGTTGAGCCGCTCGAGCACTTCGAGCCCCTCGCGCTGGTCGCTGCCCAGATACCCCTCGGCACGGGCCAGCACCTCTTCGGGCAGCCCCAGGCGGCGGGCGATGGTGAAGGCGCTGCTCGCCCCGGGAATACCGTAGTGCAGCCGGTAGGTCGGCGCCAGGGTCTGGCTGTCGAACTCGACGGCAGCGTTTTCCACCCGGGCCTGCAGGTGGGCGTAGCCCTTAACCAGGTTGAGGTGGGTGGTCACCACGGTACGCGCCCCCCGGGCCCGCAGGCTGTCGAGCACGGCCATGGCCAGCGCCCCCCCCTCGGCGGGGTCGGTGCCGGTGCCGGCCTCGTCGAGCAGCACCAACGACTCGCCGTCGGCCTCGCGCAGGATCCGCCCGATGCGGGTCAGGTGCCCCGAAAAGGTCGACAGGTTCTCCTCGATGCTCTGCTCGTCGCCGATGTCGGCGAACACCCGGGCGAAGCGCCCCACCCGGCTGTCGGGGTGACAGGGGATGTGCAATCCCGAGCGCACCAGCAGGGTCAGCAGCCCCAGGGTCTTGAGGGCCACGGTCTTGCCGCCGGTGTTGGGGCCGCTGATCACCAGGGTGTCGATCCCTTCGCCGAGCAGCAAATCGACGGGAATCGCCTCGCCCTGGCGGGCCGTGCCGTCGGCGTTGAACAGCAGCAGCGGATGACGGGCGGCCTTGAGCTCCACCAGCGGCTGTTCCACCAGGCGCGGCGCGACGCCGTCGCTGGCCAGGCTGAAGCGGGCCGCGGCGGCGACGAAATCGAGGCGGCCGAGAATCCGTTGGTTGCCGGCCAGGGGCTCGGCTTCGACCCGCACCTGCCCGGAGAGCCGGCGCAGGATGCGCTCTTCCTCCCGCTTCTCCTCGCGCAGCTGGGTCTGCAACTCGTTGTTCCACTCCAGCACCGAGACCGGCTCGACGTAGAGGGTCTGGCCGCTGGCCGATTCGTCGTGGATGAAGCCCTTGACCTGGCCACGGTGGTCGGCCCGCACCGGCACCACGTAGCGCCCGCCGCGCTCGGTGATGATCCGGTCCTGGAAGGCGCCGGCCAGCCGCTCCGAGTTGAGCAGCGCCTCGAGGGAGCGCTTGATCCGCGCGCGCAGCTGCAGCAGCCGCTGGCGGATCTCGCCCAGCTCGAAAGAGGCCCCGTCGAGGATCTCGCCGCGGGCGCCGATGCTCTCGCGAACCGCCCGGCGCAGCTCCTTGAGCCCGTCCAACCCCTCGGCCAGGGCGCCGAGGCGCGGCGCCCGCTCGCGGCCGCCGAAATAACCGCGGCACTGGTGGGCGGCCTCGGCACTGGCGAGCACCTCGAGCAGCGCCTCGGGCTGCAGCCAGGTCCCCTCGGCGCGCAGGTGGCGCAGCAGCTCGCGCAGGTCGCTGCTGCCGCCGACGGGCGGACTGCCCTGCTGGCCGATCAGCGCGCACATCTCGGTGATCTGTGCCAGCGACTCGGCCACCTGCTCGGCAGCCGGCAGGGGCGCAAGCGCCTCGACCAGCATGCGGCCGGGGACCGTGACGGTGAATCCGGCCAGCAGCTGCTTGATCTTGTCGTACTCCAGGACCCGGAGGGTTTCCTCGATCATCTAGATTCCGGTACCTTCAGGCTGTTCGGCAAACGCCCGGCCGCTGCCCTGGAACACCGCCTCGCCCAGCTCGACAAAGGGCGGCGCCAGTTCCGCTTCCTTCAGCGAGCGCTGCATGGCGCTGGGCAGATTGGCCAGGGAGAGGCCGAAAAGCACCACGGCCAGCAGCACGCCCCCCTGCACCAGGCCGAAGAAGCCGCCAGCCACCCGGTTGAGGCCACCGAGAAAGATCAGCTTGACGAAACGCGACAGCAGGTAGCCCAGCACCCCGAAGAACATCACCGTGGCCAGAAACAGCGCCAAAAAGGCGCCGATCACGCAGAGCCGGGCCGGCAGGCCGAAGCTGCCGACCATCAGCTCGGCCAGCGGGGCATGGTAGCGAAAGGCGAGAAACGCCCCCACCAGCAGGCCGGCCAGGGAACAGACCTCCTTGAGCAGGCCGCGCAGCAGCCCCTTGATGATGAAGCCCCCCAGGATCACCAGGATGGCGATGTCCACGAAATTCATCGCTCGCTTCCGTTCCAGGCTCGTTCGCCGGGGCGGGTCAGGCCAGGCGCGCCTTGACCAACTCGCTGACCACCCGGCCATCGGCGCGGCCGACGGTCTTGGCGGAGACGATCTTCATCACCTTGCCCATGTCGCGCATGGAAGAGGCGCCGGTCTCGGCGATCGCCTCCTCGATGAGCTGCCTGATTTCCTCTTCGCCGAGCTGGCTCGGCAGAAACTCCTGGACGATGGCCAGTTCAGCCTCTTCCTTCTCGGCCAGGTCGGGCCGCTGGTTGTCGCGGTAGACCTGGGCCGCCTCGCGGCGCTGCTTGACCAGGGTGGAGAGCACGCCGATCACTTCCTGATCGTCCAGCTCCCGGCGTGCATCGATCTCGCGGTTCTTGATGGCGGTGCGCATCAGGCGGATGACGTTGAGCCGGTCGCTCTCCTTGGCCTTCATGGCCTCTTTCATCGCCGCCAGCAGGTCGTTCTGAATACTCATGGTTGTCTACCCTTCAGGTCAGTTGCCCGACCAGCGCAAAGAGGGCAGCCGGTCGGACCGGTGCCCCTTTGATAAGTTGAATTCGATGTTTCTATTATCACGAAGGACACGCAGGGCACGAAGTTAAAACCTTTATCCCAAAAAACCTCAATCAGCCACGGATAAGATCGGATAACATCTGATAAACCAAAGGCAATGCCATTTTACAGAGCATGACCTTCCGGAATTCGATCCGAATTCTTTTTATGCCTTTAAAATCCGATTTGATCAGATTTGATCCGTGGCCAAATATGTTTTCAGATTAACGGGTTCAGCTTTTCTTCGTGTCCTTCGTGGTGAAAAAGCCTTTAAGAAAAAGTCATTTAGACCGACTTTCCTTTTCCTCGATGCCGGAGAGCCCGAAACGTCGCCGCAGCTCGTCGTAGACCCGCTCGGGGGGCAGGTCGTAGTAGCCGAGCAGCACCAGGGTGTGGAAAAACAGGTCGGCGGCCTCGTAGACCACCTGCTCCGGGTCTCCACCCTTGCCGGCGACGGCGGTCTCGGTGGCCTCCTCGCCGATCTTGCCGAGGATCTTGTCGAGCCCCTTGGCGAACAGGGAGGCGACGTAGGACTTTTCCGTGGGGTTCTGGCGCCGCTCCTGGATGACGTGGTAGAGCGCATCGAGGATGTCCTTGCGGGCGTAGATGGCGGTGGCGTCCACCTCCTTCTCCCCCTCGACGCGCACCGCCCCGCGTTCCCACTTGCGGTAGAAGCAGGTGCGATGGCCGGTGTGGCAGGCGGTGCCCTGCTGGTCGACGGTCAGCAGCAGGCAGTCGGCATCGCAGTCGAAGCGGATGTCGATGAGCCGCTGCACGTGCCCGGAGCTCTCCCCCTTCATCCACAGCTTGCGCCGGGAGCGGGAGTAGTAATGGACCTTGCCGGTGGCCAGGGTTTTGTCCACCGCCTCGGCGTTCATGAAGGCCATCATCAGCACCTCGCCCTCGGCGTCGCGGGCGATGGCCGGGATCAGGCCGTCCCTGTCGAATCTCAACTGTTGGGTAAGAGACATTTGTAAACCTCGTGAGGCGTGAGGGGTGAAGGGTGAGGAGGAAAACCAGATTCGACTGTCAACCCCTCACTCCTCACCCCTCACTCCTCACCATTCTAAAGCCTGACCGCCACGCCGTGCCGCTGCAGGTATTCCTTGCACTCGTGGATGGTGTGCTCGCGGAAGTGGAAGATGCTGGCCGCCAGCGCCGCGTCGGCACCTCCTTCGACCAGACCTTCGCGGATATGTTCCAGGTTGCCGACGCCGCCCGAGGCGATCACCGGGATCTCCACCCGGTCGCTGATGGCGCGGGTCAGGGCGATGTCGTAGCCGTCCTTGGTGCCGTCCTTGTCCATGGAGGTCAGCAGGACCTCGCCGGCGCCGTACTGCTCCATGCGCACCGCCCACTCGACCACGTCGATGCCGGTGGGGTTACGCCCGCCATGGGTGTAGACCTCCCAGGCCTGCGGGTCGGAGCCGGGCACGCGGCGGGCGTCGATGGCCACCACGATGCACTGGGAACCGAAGCGCTCGGCCGCCTCGCGGACGAACTCAGGGCGGTGCACCGCCGCGGTGTTGATCGAGACCTTGTCGGCGCCGGCGTTGAGCAGGTTGCGGATGTCGGCGATCTCGCGCACCCCGCCGCCCACGGTCAGGGGCATGAAGACCCGCTCGGCGGTGCGGGCGACCACGTCGAGGATGATGCCGCGCTTGTCGCTGGAAGCGGTGATGTCGAGAAAGGTCAGCTCGTCGGCGCCCTGGGCGTCGTAGGCCTCGGCCGCCTCCACCGGGTCGCCGGCGTCGCGCAGCTCGAGGAACTGGACCCCCTTGACGACGCGGCCGTCCTTGACGTCGAGGCAGGGTATGATGCGTTTGGTCAGCATGGGCGTTCGCTCAACTTATGCATGGTGCCGCCAATTTTCAAGGGCGGCGGGATTTTTTATTATCGTAGGGGCGAACCTATGTGTTCGCCCTTGGCGGAGACCGGCAGAGATCCGACAAGCAGGGCAGACACGCTGGTCTGCCCCTACCGGCCCTTTTTGGTCAGCGCCACGGCCTCGCGCAGATCCAGCGCACCGGTGTAGATGGCCTTGCCGGTGATCACCCCGACCACCCCGGAGCTTTCGATGGCCAGCAGGTTTTCGATGTCCCTGAGGCTGGAGACACCGCCCGAGGCGATGACCGGGATGTTGATCGATTCGGCGAGTTGGCGGGTCGCCTCGATGTTGGGCCCCTGCATCATGCCGTCGCGGGCGATGTCTGTGTAGATGATCGCCTCGACGCCGAATCCTTCCATCTCGCGGGCCATTTCGCTGGCGCGCTTCTCGGTGACGTCGGCCCAGCCGCGCACCGCCACCAGGCCGTCCTTGGCGTCGATGCCGACGACGATGCGCCCCGGAAATTTCCTGCAGGCCTCCTCGACCAGCCCGGGGTTCTCCTTGGCCACGGTGCCGAGGATCACCCGGTCGACGCCGAGCTCGAGATAGGCCTCGATGGTGGCCAGGTCGCGGATGCCGCCGCCCAGTTCGGAGGGGATGTCGATGGCCTCGACGATCGCCTTGATCGCCTCGCGGTTTTTCGGCACCCCGGCGAAGGCGCCGTCGAGATCAACGATATGCAGCAGCTCGCCCCCCTGCTCCTGCCAGATGCGCGCCTGGGCGGCGGGGTCGTCGTGGTAGACCGT
This window encodes:
- the hisIE gene encoding bifunctional phosphoribosyl-AMP cyclohydrolase/phosphoribosyl-ATP diphosphatase HisIE; translated protein: MSLTQQLRFDRDGLIPAIARDAEGEVLMMAFMNAEAVDKTLATGKVHYYSRSRRKLWMKGESSGHVQRLIDIRFDCDADCLLLTVDQQGTACHTGHRTCFYRKWERGAVRVEGEKEVDATAIYARKDILDALYHVIQERRQNPTEKSYVASLFAKGLDKILGKIGEEATETAVAGKGGDPEQVVYEAADLFFHTLVLLGYYDLPPERVYDELRRRFGLSGIEEKESRSK
- a CDS encoding endonuclease MutS2, with protein sequence MIEETLRVLEYDKIKQLLAGFTVTVPGRMLVEALAPLPAAEQVAESLAQITEMCALIGQQGSPPVGGSSDLRELLRHLRAEGTWLQPEALLEVLASAEAAHQCRGYFGGRERAPRLGALAEGLDGLKELRRAVRESIGARGEILDGASFELGEIRQRLLQLRARIKRSLEALLNSERLAGAFQDRIITERGGRYVVPVRADHRGQVKGFIHDESASGQTLYVEPVSVLEWNNELQTQLREEKREEERILRRLSGQVRVEAEPLAGNQRILGRLDFVAAAARFSLASDGVAPRLVEQPLVELKAARHPLLLFNADGTARQGEAIPVDLLLGEGIDTLVISGPNTGGKTVALKTLGLLTLLVRSGLHIPCHPDSRVGRFARVFADIGDEQSIEENLSTFSGHLTRIGRILREADGESLVLLDEAGTGTDPAEGGALAMAVLDSLRARGARTVVTTHLNLVKGYAHLQARVENAAVEFDSQTLAPTYRLHYGIPGASSAFTIARRLGLPEEVLARAEGYLGSDQREGLEVLERLNRLSRELEADRAEAATLRERARQERDKRKRLLEEFEEQKRGILAKATRRGEQLVREAEGKIKELLRQAREGVEVQQQARMVGELREVGESLAEKRPEPRRQGQVPRETRVGEILRITSLGTEGEVVRVQGSEVELSVLGKKLRLPLEQLEQFRPRRFAGKRPAGRVRSSVERGGFNPRLLLIGKRAEEALLLLDRFLDDALLANQRQVEVVHGAGEGILRKAVREYLAGHREVRAFHAADVAQGGDNVTVVELRGA
- the hisF gene encoding imidazole glycerol phosphate synthase subunit HisF; amino-acid sequence: MLTKRIIPCLDVKDGRVVKGVQFLELRDAGDPVEAAEAYDAQGADELTFLDITASSDKRGIILDVVARTAERVFMPLTVGGGVREIADIRNLLNAGADKVSINTAAVHRPEFVREAAERFGSQCIVVAIDARRVPGSDPQAWEVYTHGGRNPTGIDVVEWAVRMEQYGAGEVLLTSMDKDGTKDGYDIALTRAISDRVEIPVIASGGVGNLEHIREGLVEGGADAALAASIFHFREHTIHECKEYLQRHGVAVRL
- the dnaG gene encoding DNA primase, yielding MSGRIPEEKIQEIRDRVDIVDVVSSYLPLKRSGANHQGLCPFHAEKTPSFNVNAPRQIFHCFGCGEGGNVFSFLMRMEGLSFPEAVRRLGERVGIEVEEERLSPAEEKRREERERLLRISEVACEFYHQLLLEAPEGAPGRRYLRDRGYGGEAARSHRLGFAPARWEALAEHLAQKGFDPEWARQLGLIRPGKEGRGDYDLFRNRLLFPISDPSGRVVAFGGRVLDDSLPKYINSPESPIYHKSRVLYGLSLAREEMRKTDEVIVVEGYFDQLALHRAGFCNAVATCGTALTEEHAELLKRYAKRVLLLFDQDSAGQKATFRAMEALLPGGLSVAVVGLDPGEDPDSFIGKHGAETFRERLEAARPVFEVFMENILAAQGENIEGKARAAEQVLEQLRLLPGDIERSLYLKALAARTGLDEALLRQKIPRRQQQPARPPEPPPGHPAAQPAPPRQQGGPARPREAPPQAGGSKAEQWLLLMLLRDPEVRGRVAAEGPEAFFSNGDVLAIAREAVAYAGDEERIGEILHRESLSEEQKALLSGILIKDDAAFAEDLERVFDGCRRAVAKERLQQQVRELDARLRTAEQAGNGQLHAALLGERMELNRKLKSGNY
- a CDS encoding CvpA family protein: MNFVDIAILVILGGFIIKGLLRGLLKEVCSLAGLLVGAFLAFRYHAPLAELMVGSFGLPARLCVIGAFLALFLATVMFFGVLGYLLSRFVKLIFLGGLNRVAGGFFGLVQGGVLLAVVLFGLSLANLPSAMQRSLKEAELAPPFVELGEAVFQGSGRAFAEQPEGTGI
- the hisA gene encoding 1-(5-phosphoribosyl)-5-[(5-phosphoribosylamino)methylideneamino]imidazole-4-carboxamide isomerase; protein product: MIILPAIDLKNGRCVRLEQGLMEKDTVYHDDPAAQARIWQEQGGELLHIVDLDGAFAGVPKNREAIKAIVEAIDIPSELGGGIRDLATIEAYLELGVDRVILGTVAKENPGLVEEACRKFPGRIVVGIDAKDGLVAVRGWADVTEKRASEMAREMEGFGVEAIIYTDIARDGMMQGPNIEATRQLAESINIPVIASGGVSSLRDIENLLAIESSGVVGVITGKAIYTGALDLREAVALTKKGR
- a CDS encoding GatB/YqeY domain-containing protein — protein: MSIQNDLLAAMKEAMKAKESDRLNVIRLMRTAIKNREIDARRELDDQEVIGVLSTLVKQRREAAQVYRDNQRPDLAEKEEAELAIVQEFLPSQLGEEEIRQLIEEAIAETGASSMRDMGKVMKIVSAKTVGRADGRVVSELVKARLA